A window of the Lactuca sativa cultivar Salinas chromosome 5, Lsat_Salinas_v11, whole genome shotgun sequence genome harbors these coding sequences:
- the LOC111890797 gene encoding peroxidase 5, which translates to MYWVVTWFMKLCMLCMLLMTLDTTEAQKQLKLGFYKTTCPAAEKIVRDTVNKAVTANPGMAAGIIRLYFHDCFVRGCDASLLLKTVAGSEIESEQDAGANAGTLRGLEIIDQAKAKIEAACPNTVSCADILAFAARDSTTIVGGFYYAIPSGRRDGRVSNIDEVDLPSPDSDVDTLKKEFVAKGLSVGDMVALSGAHSIGRAGCNFATQRLYFFNGSHTDPSLDPKYAAALKKKCPKSRISGTADLDLVTPNRLDNQYYSNVKQHKVMLSSDQTLVDSKFTAALVSKYSSNLAAWRNDFSAAMIRLGSLEVLTGTKGEIRKKCGVRN; encoded by the exons ATGTATTGGGTGGTTACATGGTTCATGAAGCTCTGTATGTTATGCATGCTTCTGATGACTTTGGATACAACCGAAGCTCAAAAACAGTTGAAACTGGGGTTCTATAAAACCACATGTCCGGCTGCTGAGAAGATAGTGCGAGACACAGTGAATAAGGCAGTCACCGCCAACCCTGGAATGGCTGCAGGAATCATTCGTCTCTACTTCCACGACTGCTTTGTCAGG GGTTGCGACGCTTCACTTCTACTTAAGACAGTGGCAGGCAGTGAAATCGAGTCAGAGCAAGATGCCGGAGCAAATGCCGGCACTCTGAGAGGACTCGAGATAATAGATCAGGCTAAAGCAAAGATAGAAGCTGCATGCCCTAACACTGTCTCATGTGCTGACATCTTGGCTTTCGCTGCCCGAGATAGCACCACCATTGTTGGTGGTTTCTATTATGCTATCCCATCAGGACGAAGGGACGGAAGGGTTTCAAACATAGATGAAGTAGACCTCCCGTCACCGGATTCTGACGTGGACACCCTGAAGAAGGAGTTTGTGGCTAAAGGTTTGAGTGTTGGAGACATGGTCGCATTGTCTGGAGCTCACTCTATTGGGAGAGCAGGATGTAATTTTGCTACACAACGATTATATTTCTTTAACGGCTCACATACTGATCCCTCGTTGGATCCAAAATATGCAGCAGCTTTGAAAAAGAAATGCCCGAAGAGTCGAATCTCTGGGACTGCGGATCTTGATCTAGTGACCCCGAATCGCCTGGACAATCAATATTATTCTAACGTGAAACAACACAAGGTTATGTTATCATCGGATCAAACGCTCGTTGATAGTAAATTTACAGCCGCATTGGTATCTAAATACTCGAGTAACTTGGCTGCTTGGAGAAACGACTTTTCTGCAGCGATGATACGTTTAGGTTCTCTTGAAGTATTGACAGGGACAAAAGGTGAAATTCGTAAGAAGTGTGGGGTTCGAAACTAA
- the LOC111890754 gene encoding dihydrolipoyl dehydrogenase 2, chloroplastic isoform X2, which produces MQSSISLSLSSSSPITVRSNGGANSAASDLFFSNTATPSQLRFCGLRREAFSGCKSSNNALLFKQLRPKTKISASLSTNGNSSKGFDYDLVIIGAGVGGHGAALHAVEKGLKTAIIEGDVVGGTCVNRGCVPSKALLAVSGRMRELQNEHHMKSFGLQVAAAGYDRQGVADHAQNLATKIRNNLTNSMKSLGVDILTGFGSVVGPQKVKYGTIGGTETVITAKNIIIATGSVPFVPKGVEVDGKTVITSDHALKLETVPEWIVIVGSGYIGLEFSDVYTALGSEVTFVEALDQLMPGFDPEIGKLAQRVLINPRKIDYHTGVFATKITPAKDGKPVTIELIDAKTKEPKDTLEVDAALIATGRAPFTNGLGLENVNVETQRGFIPVDERMRVIDSKGELVPHLYCIGDANGKMMLAHAASAQGISVVEQVSGKDHVLNHLSIPAACFTHPEISMVGLTEPQAREKAEKEGFEISIAKTSFKANTKALAENEGEGIAKMIYRPDNGEILGVHIFGMHAADLIHEASNAIALGTRIQDIKYAVHAHPTLSEVIDELFKSAKVKNEVSSAVAEPVPV; this is translated from the exons ATGCAATCTTCAATCTCTCTTTCACTTTCTTCGTCTTCTCCGATCACTGTCAGATCCAACGGTGGAGCAAACTCCGCCGCTTCCGACCTCTTCTTCAGCAACACCGCTACGCCAAGCCAGCTCCGGTTCTGTGGCCTCAgaagagaagctttctctggatGCAAGTCCTCTAACAATGCACTTCTATTCAAGCAATTGCGTCCCAAGACTAAGATTTCGGCTTCCTTGTCCACCAACGGAAATTCTTCTAAGGGTTTTGACTATGATCTTGTAATTATTGGAGCTGGTGTTGGTGGTCATGGAGCCGCTCTTCACGCTGTTGAGAAG GGTCTGAAAACTGCCATCATCGAAGGTGATGTAGTTGGTGGAACATGTGTCAATCGTGGTTGTGTTCCTTCAAAAGCTCTTCTTGCTGTCAGTGGTCGTATGAGGGAGCTTCAAAATGAACACCATATGAAGTCTTTTGGTTTACAG GTTGCAGCTGCTGGTTATGACAGACAGGGTGTAGCTGATCATGCTCAAAATCTTGCCACAAAAATTCGAAACAATTTAACCAATTCTATGAAATCTCTTGGTGTAGACATATTGACAGGTTTTGGCTCTGTTGTG GGTCCACAGAAGGTGAAATATGGAACAATTGGTGGCACTGAGACAGTTATTACTGCAAAAAACATAATTATAGCTACTGGATCAGTTCCATTTGTCCCTAAGGGAGTTGAAGTTGATG GTAAAACTGTCATAACAAGTGATCATGCACTAAAACTAGAAACAGTACCAGAATGGATAGTTATTGTAGGAAGTGGTTACATTGGTCTTGAATTCAGTGATGTGTATACAGCACTTGGAAGTGAG GTGACATTTGTAGAAGCTTTAGATCAGTTAATGCCTGGATTTGACCCTGAAATTGGGAAATTAGCTCAAAGGGTTCTCATAAATCCTCGAAAGATCGACTATCATACTGGTGTATTTGCAACCAAG ATAACTCCAGCTAAAGATGGTAAACCTGTAACAATTGAGCTTATTGATGCGAAAACAAAGGAACCAAAAGATACATTGGAAGTAGATGCTGCTCTCATTGCAACTGGAAGAGCACCATTCACAAATGGGCTTGGTTTGGAGAAT GTAAATGTAGAAACGCAACGTGGTTTTATTCCTGTTGATGAGCGCATGCGAGTTATTGATTCCAAGGGCGAATTG GTCCCTCATTTGTATTGCATTGGTGATGCTAATGGAAAGATGATGCTTGCTCATGCAGCAAGTGCACAGGGGATTTCAG TTGTTGAGCAAGTTTCTGGGAAAGACCATGTCCTAAATCATCTAAGCATCCCTGCTGCATGTTTCACCCATCCTGAAATCAGTATGGTTGGGTTAACAGAG CCACAAGCAAGAGAAAAAGCTGAGAAGGAAGGATTTGAAATCAGTATTGCCAAAACTAGCTTCAAGGCTAACACTAAAGCCCTTGCTGAAAATGAAGGAGAAGGGATTGCTAAG ATGATTTATAGACCTGATAATGGAGAGATTCTTGGAGTTCATATATTTGGAATGCATGCTGCAGACCTTATTCATGAAGCATCAAATGCTATTGCTCTTGGAACACGTATCCAG GATATCAAATATGCTGTTCATGCCCATCCAACCTTGTCTGAAGTGATCGATGAACTATTCAAATCAGCCAAG GTTAAAAACGAGGTTTCTAGTGCGGTTGCTGAACCAGTTCCGGTCTAA
- the LOC111890724 gene encoding serine/threonine-protein phosphatase PP1 isozyme 9: MSMIVMDGMMEKGVLDDIIRRLLDGRGGKQVQLSEAEIRQLCVNARQIFLSQPNLLQLHAPIRICGDIHGQYQDLLRLFEYGGYPPIENYLFLGDYVDRGKQSLETICLLLAYKIRYPDKVFLLRGNHEDAKINRIYGFYDECKRRFNVRLWKIFTDCFNCLPVAALVDEKILCMHGGLSPELENLRQIREIERPTEIPDNGLLCDLLWSDPDPNIEGWSDSDRGVSCTFGADKVVEFLAKNDLDLICRGHQVVEDGYEFFAKRRLVTIFSAPNYGGEFDNAGALLSVDKSLVCSFEILKPLDYSKKPGTSKLPLKKPPKTGTA, translated from the exons ATGAGTATGATCGTGATGGACGGGATGATGGAGAAGGGTGTATTGGATGATATAATTAGGAGGTTGTTGGATGGTAGAGGAGGGAAACAGGTCCAGCTATCGGAGGCTGAGATCCGTCAGCTGTGCGTCAACGCCAGGCAAATTTTTCTTTCTCAACCTAATCTCCTGCAGCTCCATGCGCCAATCAGGATCTGCG GTGATATACATGGACAATATCAAGACCTATTGAGGCTTTTTGAGTATGGTGGCTACCCTCCAATTGAAAACTACCTCTTTCTTGGTGATTATGTTGACAGAGGCAAACAAAGTTTGGAGACCATATGTCTGCTTCTTGCATACAAGATAAGATATCCAGATAAAGTGTTCCTCTTAAGAGGAAACCATGAAGATGCCAAAATCAACCGCATTTATGGGTTTTATGACGAATGTAAAAGGAGATTCAATGTCCGTTTATGGAAGATATTTACAGATTGCTTCAACTGTTTGCCAGTTGCTGCATTAGTTGATGAAAAGATCCTTTGCATGCATGGTGGTCTTTCCCCAGAGCTTGAGAATTTAAGACAAATAAGGGAAATTGAAAGGCCAACTGAAATCCCAGATAATGGGCTTTTATGTGATTTATTGTGGTCAGATCCTGATCCCAACATTGAAGGTTGGTCTGATAGTGATCGTGGTGTTTCATGTACTTTTGGAGCTGATAAAGTTGTTGAATTTCTTGCCAAAAATGATCTTGACCTTATTTGTAGAGGTCATCAG GTTGTAGAAGATGGGTATGAGTTTTTTGCTAAAAGAAGACTTGTGACAATATTTTCAGCTCCAAATTATGGGGGAGAGTTTGACAATGCAGGAGCTTTATTGAGTGTTGACAAATCCTTAGTGTGTTCTTTTGAGATATTGAAGCCTCTTGATTATTCAAAAAAGCCAGGAACTTCTAAGTTGCCTCTTAAAAAG CCACCAAAAACAGGAACAGCATGA
- the LOC111890754 gene encoding dihydrolipoyl dehydrogenase 2, chloroplastic isoform X1 yields the protein MQSSISLSLSSSSPITVRSNGGANSAASDLFFSNTATPSQLRFCGLRREAFSGCKSSNNALLFKQLRPKTKISASLSTNGNSSKGFDYDLVIIGAGVGGHGAALHAVEKGLKTAIIEGDVVGGTCVNRGCVPSKALLAVSGRMRELQNEHHMKSFGLQVAAAGYDRQGVADHAQNLATKIRNNLTNSMKSLGVDILTGFGSVVGPQKVKYGTIGGTETVITAKNIIIATGSVPFVPKGVEVDGKTVITSDHALKLETVPEWIVIVGSGYIGLEFSDVYTALGSEVTFVEALDQLMPGFDPEIGKLAQRVLINPRKIDYHTGVFATKITPAKDGKPVTIELIDAKTKEPKDTLEVDAALIATGRAPFTNGLGLENVNVETQRGFIPVDERMRVIDSKGELVPHLYCIGDANGKMMLAHAASAQGISVVEQVSGKDHVLNHLSIPAACFTHPEISMVGLTEPQAREKAEKEGFEISIAKTSFKANTKALAENEGEGIAKMIYRPDNGEILGVHIFGMHAADLIHEASNAIALGTRIQDIKYAVHAHPTLSEVIDELFKSAKVRGKASLLPPQLTFSLVLKWLKTRFLVRLLNQFRSKLVEGQEAVDLS from the exons ATGCAATCTTCAATCTCTCTTTCACTTTCTTCGTCTTCTCCGATCACTGTCAGATCCAACGGTGGAGCAAACTCCGCCGCTTCCGACCTCTTCTTCAGCAACACCGCTACGCCAAGCCAGCTCCGGTTCTGTGGCCTCAgaagagaagctttctctggatGCAAGTCCTCTAACAATGCACTTCTATTCAAGCAATTGCGTCCCAAGACTAAGATTTCGGCTTCCTTGTCCACCAACGGAAATTCTTCTAAGGGTTTTGACTATGATCTTGTAATTATTGGAGCTGGTGTTGGTGGTCATGGAGCCGCTCTTCACGCTGTTGAGAAG GGTCTGAAAACTGCCATCATCGAAGGTGATGTAGTTGGTGGAACATGTGTCAATCGTGGTTGTGTTCCTTCAAAAGCTCTTCTTGCTGTCAGTGGTCGTATGAGGGAGCTTCAAAATGAACACCATATGAAGTCTTTTGGTTTACAG GTTGCAGCTGCTGGTTATGACAGACAGGGTGTAGCTGATCATGCTCAAAATCTTGCCACAAAAATTCGAAACAATTTAACCAATTCTATGAAATCTCTTGGTGTAGACATATTGACAGGTTTTGGCTCTGTTGTG GGTCCACAGAAGGTGAAATATGGAACAATTGGTGGCACTGAGACAGTTATTACTGCAAAAAACATAATTATAGCTACTGGATCAGTTCCATTTGTCCCTAAGGGAGTTGAAGTTGATG GTAAAACTGTCATAACAAGTGATCATGCACTAAAACTAGAAACAGTACCAGAATGGATAGTTATTGTAGGAAGTGGTTACATTGGTCTTGAATTCAGTGATGTGTATACAGCACTTGGAAGTGAG GTGACATTTGTAGAAGCTTTAGATCAGTTAATGCCTGGATTTGACCCTGAAATTGGGAAATTAGCTCAAAGGGTTCTCATAAATCCTCGAAAGATCGACTATCATACTGGTGTATTTGCAACCAAG ATAACTCCAGCTAAAGATGGTAAACCTGTAACAATTGAGCTTATTGATGCGAAAACAAAGGAACCAAAAGATACATTGGAAGTAGATGCTGCTCTCATTGCAACTGGAAGAGCACCATTCACAAATGGGCTTGGTTTGGAGAAT GTAAATGTAGAAACGCAACGTGGTTTTATTCCTGTTGATGAGCGCATGCGAGTTATTGATTCCAAGGGCGAATTG GTCCCTCATTTGTATTGCATTGGTGATGCTAATGGAAAGATGATGCTTGCTCATGCAGCAAGTGCACAGGGGATTTCAG TTGTTGAGCAAGTTTCTGGGAAAGACCATGTCCTAAATCATCTAAGCATCCCTGCTGCATGTTTCACCCATCCTGAAATCAGTATGGTTGGGTTAACAGAG CCACAAGCAAGAGAAAAAGCTGAGAAGGAAGGATTTGAAATCAGTATTGCCAAAACTAGCTTCAAGGCTAACACTAAAGCCCTTGCTGAAAATGAAGGAGAAGGGATTGCTAAG ATGATTTATAGACCTGATAATGGAGAGATTCTTGGAGTTCATATATTTGGAATGCATGCTGCAGACCTTATTCATGAAGCATCAAATGCTATTGCTCTTGGAACACGTATCCAG GATATCAAATATGCTGTTCATGCCCATCCAACCTTGTCTGAAGTGATCGATGAACTATTCAAATCAGCCAAG GTAAGAGGGAAAGCCTCATTACTTCCTCCTCAACTCACATTCTCACTCGTTTTAAAATG GTTAAAAACGAGGTTTCTAGTGCGGTTGCTGAACCAGTTCCGGTCTAAGCTTGTTGAGGGTCAAGAAGCTGTGGATCTTTCTTAA